A window of Thermoanaerobaculia bacterium contains these coding sequences:
- a CDS encoding nuclear transport factor 2 family protein — MADEPADADRRFFSALIAGNLGALDDLLAPDFLMIDIARGSEVAKEAFLGAMRTGQVSFEKIEPAETRVRVHGTTAIVTGRTAMSGEMAGEPFSVKSRYTHVFVVEEGRWRLVAAQGTPIAEP; from the coding sequence ATGGCCGACGAGCCCGCCGACGCCGACCGACGTTTCTTTTCCGCCCTGATCGCGGGGAACCTCGGCGCGCTCGACGACCTCCTCGCGCCCGATTTCCTCATGATCGACATCGCGCGCGGGTCCGAAGTCGCCAAGGAAGCGTTTCTCGGCGCGATGCGCACGGGGCAGGTCTCCTTCGAGAAGATCGAGCCGGCGGAAACGCGCGTGCGCGTCCACGGCACGACGGCGATCGTGACGGGCCGCACCGCGATGTCGGGCGAGATGGCCGGGGAACCGTTTTCCGTCAAGAGCCGCTACACGCACGTGTTCGTCGTCGAGGAAGGCCGCTGGCGGCTCGTCGCGGCGCAGGGCACGCCGATCGCCGAGCCGTAG
- a CDS encoding 5'-nucleotidase, with amino-acid sequence MRRPSENRHRFRLWRPGFLWNPSRLRCDASRLSPPPKGADRDSALGNLNTDAYRAKTDTSIGPTADGWISEKIWAGPIVGADVFHAVSYGYDPPTGLGFHLVTLDLTAEQLVTVLEITLSQLGVNDDFFLQTSGMTFQYDSRRDPGERVLLESIRVGGDPIDFSGTYSVTVNDGSAALLGYLGIDATNVLQTTYLECDALRDYIQDVETLNYASEGRIQDVALHHKK; translated from the coding sequence ATTCGTCGACCGTCGGAAAACCGTCATCGTTTCCGACTATGGCGACCAGGATTTCTATGGAACCCAAGTCGGTTACGCTGCGACGCATCTCGACTATCTCCGCCGCCGAAGGGCGCCGACCGCGACAGCGCCCTCGGCAATCTCAACACCGATGCCTACCGGGCGAAGACCGATACGTCGATCGGTCCGACGGCAGACGGCTGGATCTCGGAAAAGATCTGGGCCGGACCGATCGTGGGCGCGGATGTCTTCCACGCCGTGAGCTACGGATACGATCCGCCGACCGGGCTGGGTTTCCACCTCGTGACCCTCGACCTGACGGCCGAACAGCTCGTGACCGTCCTCGAAATCACCCTCTCCCAGCTCGGCGTCAACGATGACTTTTTCCTCCAGACCTCGGGGATGACATTTCAGTACGATTCGCGCCGAGATCCGGGCGAACGCGTGCTCCTCGAGTCGATTCGCGTCGGCGGAGACCCGATCGATTTCTCGGGGACCTATTCCGTGACTGTCAACGACGGATCGGCCGCCCTCCTCGGTTATCTCGGGATCGATGCGACGAACGTTCTGCAGACGACGTATCTCGAATGCGACGCGCTCCGCGACTACATCCAGGATGTCGAGACGTTGAACTACGCCAGCGAGGGACGCATCCAGGACGTGGCGCTGCATCACAAGAAGTGA
- a CDS encoding archease, whose product MHEYFEHAADVGVRGFGESPADAFAGAATGLFLLIDADLDSVRPEVQESFELEAPDLEALLVAYLNELISLFDGRRILFSRFHVRIDEERQRGIFRLRCEAAGEPFDPARHHGVVEPKGATYTAARVARSDGRWLAQCVVDV is encoded by the coding sequence GTGCACGAGTATTTCGAGCACGCCGCCGACGTCGGCGTTCGGGGTTTCGGAGAATCGCCGGCGGATGCCTTCGCGGGCGCCGCGACCGGATTGTTCCTTCTGATCGACGCCGATCTCGATTCCGTCCGGCCGGAAGTCCAGGAGAGCTTCGAACTGGAAGCGCCGGACCTCGAGGCGCTCCTCGTCGCGTACCTGAACGAGCTGATCTCGCTCTTCGACGGCCGGCGGATCCTCTTCTCCCGCTTTCACGTCCGGATCGACGAGGAGCGCCAACGAGGAATCTTTCGACTCCGATGCGAGGCGGCGGGGGAGCCGTTCGACCCGGCCCGGCACCACGGCGTCGTCGAGCCGAAAGGGGCGACGTACACCGCCGCGCGCGTCGCGCGGTCCGACGGGCGCTGGCTCGCCCAGTGCGTCGTGGACGTCTAG
- a CDS encoding RtcB family protein, whose product MATSIAAAVVGGFTEVETNVWELPPTGAMRVPGRIYASRALVEALDEKVREQVAHVASLPGIVGASYAMPDAHWGYGFPIGGVAAFDPEQGGIISAGGVGFDISCGVRTYRTGLKAVDLGEKLETLAHDLYRTVPAGIGSQGAIRLDDAELDQMLLGGARWAVERGWGEASDLPRVEERGCMAGANPGAVSRRARDRQHSEVGTLGSGNHYLELQAVDKVFDAAAAAAFGVESGDLLATIHCGSRGLGHQIGTEFMQSLAAAAPRYGIALPDRELACAPIRSPEGERYLGAMRAAINCAFANREVIGSLVRKVFARHFPSARVTLLYDVSHNTCKAEEHVVAGVSRKLFVHRKGATRAFGPGHPDLPDEYKATGQPVLIGGTMGTYSFILAGTRESESRAFSSSCHGAGRKMSRTQAKKLWQGKALIRELGAGGIVIKAHSAAGAAEEAPGAYKDVEEVAAVAEAVGLSKRVARVRPIACVKG is encoded by the coding sequence ATGGCAACGTCGATCGCGGCCGCCGTCGTCGGCGGGTTCACGGAAGTCGAAACGAACGTGTGGGAGCTCCCTCCGACGGGCGCGATGCGCGTGCCGGGGCGCATCTACGCGAGCCGCGCTCTCGTCGAGGCGCTCGACGAGAAGGTCCGGGAGCAGGTGGCGCACGTCGCTTCGCTTCCCGGGATCGTCGGCGCCTCCTACGCGATGCCCGACGCGCACTGGGGATACGGCTTTCCGATCGGCGGCGTCGCGGCGTTCGATCCCGAGCAGGGAGGAATCATCTCGGCCGGCGGCGTCGGCTTCGACATTTCGTGCGGCGTGCGGACATACCGCACGGGACTCAAGGCCGTCGATCTCGGCGAAAAGCTCGAGACGCTCGCGCACGACCTCTACCGCACGGTGCCCGCCGGGATCGGCTCGCAAGGCGCCATCCGCCTCGACGACGCCGAGCTCGACCAGATGCTTCTGGGCGGCGCGCGCTGGGCCGTCGAAAGAGGATGGGGCGAGGCGTCGGACCTGCCGCGCGTCGAGGAGCGCGGGTGCATGGCGGGCGCCAACCCGGGGGCGGTGAGCCGGCGCGCGCGGGATCGCCAGCACAGCGAGGTCGGCACGCTCGGGTCGGGAAATCACTACCTGGAGCTCCAGGCCGTCGACAAGGTCTTCGACGCGGCCGCCGCGGCGGCTTTCGGAGTGGAGTCCGGAGACCTCCTCGCGACGATCCATTGCGGCTCGCGCGGGCTCGGCCATCAGATCGGCACGGAGTTCATGCAGTCGCTCGCCGCCGCCGCCCCGCGGTACGGGATCGCGCTGCCGGATCGCGAGCTCGCGTGCGCGCCGATCCGCTCTCCGGAAGGGGAGCGATATCTCGGCGCGATGCGGGCGGCGATCAACTGTGCGTTCGCCAACCGGGAGGTGATCGGGTCGCTCGTGCGGAAGGTCTTCGCCCGGCACTTCCCGTCGGCGCGGGTCACGCTCCTCTACGACGTGTCCCACAACACGTGCAAGGCCGAGGAGCACGTGGTCGCCGGCGTTTCGCGGAAGCTCTTCGTCCACCGGAAGGGCGCGACCCGCGCGTTCGGCCCCGGCCATCCGGACCTGCCCGACGAATACAAAGCGACGGGCCAGCCGGTCCTGATCGGTGGGACGATGGGAACGTACTCCTTCATCCTCGCCGGCACGCGGGAGTCCGAGTCCCGCGCGTTTTCCTCGTCGTGCCACGGCGCGGGACGGAAGATGAGCCGCACGCAGGCGAAGAAGCTCTGGCAGGGAAAGGCGCTGATCCGGGAGCTCGGCGCCGGCGGGATCGTGATCAAGGCGCACAGCGCGGCCGGCGCGGCCGAAGAGGCGCCCGGCGCCTACAAGGACGTCGAGGAGGTCGCCGCGGTCGCCGAGGCGGTCGGGCTGTCGAAGCGCGTCGCGCGGGTCCGGCCGATCGCCTGCGTCAAAGGATGA